From Apium graveolens cultivar Ventura chromosome 9, ASM990537v1, whole genome shotgun sequence, the proteins below share one genomic window:
- the LOC141685545 gene encoding uncharacterized protein LOC141685545 → MKWFMILQGKNFDWEQTREQPMNSDAKAFSKLLEEGREALWHGCTKHTKLSAVATLLNIKADHNISHECFESLLKAIKSMLPDNEKLPDNYYYYKKMVKKLGLGYQKIDACLNDCMLFYKKNEKITKYTICGHDRYKPNKEGVITKKSSISFKILWYFPITDRLKRLYMSTRTAEHMSWHAKSPAKDGELNHPADGQAWKDFNKTHPQFALEPRNVRLGLSTDGFNPFGHSAVPYSCWPVIVTPYNLPPWLCMKQPYMFLSLMIPGPTSPGKNLDVYLRPLIDELKVLWKDGVQTWDVSTKTNFNLRAALMWTISDFPAYGILSGWSTHGKVACPYCMEHTKSFTLQKGQKPCWFDCHRRFLPENHPFRRNRENFRKGKVENDRPIPRLSGTEMRARVMKLPVIPFGNNDKKISGFGESLNWVRTSIFWELPYWSTNKKINQ, encoded by the coding sequence ATGAAATGGTTCATGATATTGCAGGGCAAAAATTTTGACTGGGAACAAACTAGAGAGCAACCTATGAATTCTGATGCCAAGGCCTTTTCCAAGTTATTAGAAGAGGGTAGAGAGGCCTTGTGGCATGGTTGCACTAAACACACTAAATTATCAGCAGTGGCAACATTACTTAACATCAAGGCTGATCACAATATCAGCCATGAGTGTTTTGAGTCGCTCTTGAAAGCTATTAAGAGTATGTTGCCCGACAATGAAAAATTACCAGATAATTATTACTATTACAAGAAGATGGTGAAGAAGTTGGGTCTTGGATACCAAAAGATTGATGCATGTCTCAACGATTGCATGCTATTTTATAAGAAAAATGAGAAGATTACAAAATACACCATTTGCGGTCATGACCGATATAAACCTAATAAAGAGGGGGTGATTACAAAAAAATCATCTATATCGTTCAAGATTCTATGGTACTTTCCAATAACAGATCGGCTTAAAAGATTGTACATGTCCACAAGAACAGCTGAACATATGAGTTGGCATGCGAAATCTCCGGCTAAAGATGGAGAATTAAATCATCCCGCGGATGGGCAGGCTTGGAAAGATTTTAACAAAACACATCCTCAATTTGCATTGGAACCGAGGAATGTAAGGCTCGGATTGTCCACTGATGGTTTTAACCCTTTTGGCCACTCGGCTGTTCCGTATTCATGCTGGCCTGTGATTGTTACTCCTTATAATCTACCTCCTTGGTTATGTATGAAACAACCATACATGTTTCTCTCTCTTATGATTCCAGGTCCTACAAGTCCAGGAAAGAACTTAGATGTGTACTTGAGGCCTCTCATAGATGAGTTGAAGGTACTGTGGAAAGATGGAGTACAAACTTGGGATGTTTCAACAAAGACAAATTTTAACCTTAGGGCAGCGCTTATGTGGACTATAAGCGACTTTCCGGCCTATGGTATATTATCAGGATGGAGCACACATGGGAAGGTGGCTTGTCCATATTGCATGGAGCATACCAAGTCTTTCACTCTACAAAAAGGTCAAAAACCTTGCTGGTTTGATTGTCATCGTCGGTTTTTGCCAGAAAATCACCCTTTCCGAAGAAACAGAGAAAACTTCAGGAAAGGTAAAGTAGAAAATGATAGGCCTATACCTCGATTGTCAGGAACAGAGATGCGAGCCCGTGTGATGAAACTTCCAGTCATCCCATTTGGTAATAATGATAAGAAAATTAGTGGGTTTGGTGAATCTCTTAATTGGGTTCGGACAAGTATCTTTTGGGAATTACCTTATTGGTCTACAAACAAGAAGATAAATCAGTAA
- the LOC141683322 gene encoding uncharacterized protein LOC141683322 translates to MPAVGMRRSTRVFGARVLRSGRRLSTAEPGEVWKQQHQTRSVGNVDDDLIHISKTDSVESKKLRKEKNGRENESLVVDNETKEMDVDEKKVELKDEKKRWGAVYQRKRKGLDGKDDYGKRYGKQFSRQRVRRRRGSEAICQVQVTCTGVNIFAVFLNSILSYMSRVNVTLQQLSAFLLSEPICSVYDLHGIHFLQDSTLNTNSGVCRIMGSRCSVPMFALNYSALPSVFMFLHTSLLLRSATLRIANGVVVNSDILTDDEEIPSDTTCELDNIGGETGVPVCCTSGKRRAVLWGAATPKSGARTYQLRSVNSRSIQKRRSSLRLRRGRNLSSFVVRNGHPHNATSFKNNGLPFFPLKSNQEIISPVQEISSRTFDQFKSLEVATMEDLDATSCSANILVIEADKCYREQGATISLDRSASNQWVVRIKTNGTREYDFIAEKVMRPCSFNRITRATVWTTDNCWKLEFLNRRDWLIFKRLYAECFDRNVQGPTVSSIPVPCVVEVSSYVDSNYVPFSRPESYIRCEDDELTRALGRGSASYDMDSEDESWLNKFNVENVCDEPISADVFELIISSFEKSLFCAQDDYLDVKAAVDLCISLERREVLEAMHSYWIKKRKQKHSALVKIFQYYQPRRTQALTKAVLRKKRSFNRQPSKNGRGKQRTLLEGMAVERDNVDEQKNILKVQEADAAAYRSENLAVRKRKRAQWLMEVADKCTYKATMALRISEALQGKSLIDVAKIFLG, encoded by the exons ATGCCTGCTGTAGGAATGAGAAGAAGTACACGGGTTTTTGGGGCGAGAGTTTTACGGTCAGGGAGACGGTTGAGTACAGCTGAACCAGGTGAGGTTTGGAAGCAGCAACACCAGACCAGGTCGGTAGGTAATGTGGACGATGATTTGATACACATTTCGAAGACTGATTCTGTGGAGAGTAAGAAATTGCGAAAGGAAAAGAATGGGAGAGAAAATGAAAGTCTTGTGGTGGATAACGAAACAAAagaaatggatgttgatgaaaAGAAAGTGGAACTCAAGGATGAGAAGAAGAGGTGGGGTGCTGTTTATCAGAGGAAAAGGAAGGGATTGGATGGGAAGGATGACTATGGTAAAAGGTACGGGAAACAGTTTTCTAGGCAGCGTGTGAGGAGGCGTAGAGGAAGTGAAGCTATTTGCCAAGTGCAAGTTACTTGCACCGGTGTCAACATTTTTGCTGTTTTCCTTAATTCCATCTTAAGTTATATGAGCAGGGTCAACGTCACATTGCAGCAGCTTTCTGCATTTCTGCTGTCTGAGCCCATCTGTAGTGTTTATGATTTGCATGGTATTCATTTCCTGCAG GATTCTACTTTGAATACAAACTCTGGAGTCTGCAGGATAATGGGTTCCAGGTGTTCTGTACCAATGTTTGCTTTGAATTACTCTGCACTTCCATCTGTTTTTATGTTTCTGCATACAAGTTTACTTCTTAGATCTGCTACCTTACGCATAGCTAATGGTGTAGTGGTGAACTCTGATATTTTGACTGACGATGAAGAAATTCCATCTGATACGACTTGTGAGTTAGATAACATTGGAGGCGAAACTGGTGTTCCAGTTTGTTGTACTTCTGGAAAGAGGAGAGCAGTATTGTGGGGTGCTGCTACTCCTAAATCAGGTGCTAGAACCTACCAACTAAGAAGTGTTAACTCTCGTAGCATCCAGAAAAGGAGGAGTTCTCTTAGATTGAGGAGAGGTAGAAATCTTTCATCGTTCGTTGTGAGAAATGGCCATCCACATAATGCGACGTCCTTCAAGAATAATGGACTACCAttctttcctttgaaatctaACCAGGAAATCATTAGCCCTGTTCAGGAGATTTCATCAAGAACCTTTGATCAGTTTAAATCTTTGGAGGTGGCAACCATGGAAGATCTTGATGCTACTAGCTGTTCTGCAAATATATTGGTTATTGAAGCAGATAAATGCTATAGGGAACAAGGAGCTACAATTTCTTTGGATCGTTCTGCTTCAAACCAGTGGGTTGTTAGGATTAAGACAAATGGTACAAGGGAATACGATTTTATTGCAGAAAAGGTTATGCGACCGTGTAGTTTCAATAGAATAACTCGAGCTACAGTATGGACTACTGACAATTGTTGGAAGCTAGAGTTTTTAAATAGGCGAGACTGGCTAATTTTTAAAAGACTCTATGCAGAATGTTTTGATCGAAATGTTCAGGGTCCTACAGTGAGCAGCATTCCTGTTCCTTGTGTAGTTGAAGTATCTAGCTATGTTGACAGCAATTATGTCCCTTTCAGTAGACCAGAGTCTTACATCAGGTGTGAAGATGATGAACTGACTAGAGCACTTGGGAGAGGAAGTGCAAGTTATGACATGGATTCTGAGGATGAATCATGGTTGAACAAGTTCAATGTCGAAAATGTGTGTGATGAACCAATCTCTGCTGATGTTTTTGAATTGATTATTAGCTCTTTCGAGAAAAGCTTATTCTGCGCTCAAGATGATTATCTTGATGTAAAAGCTGCTGTTGATCTTTGTATATCTCTGGAAAGAAGGGAGGTTCTAGAAGCCATGCATAGTTACTGGATAAAAAAACGAAAACAGAAGCATTCAGCCCTGGTCAAGATTTTCCAG TATTATCAACCAAGAAGAACCCAAGCTTTAACAAAGGCCGTTCTTCGCAAGAAAAGATCATTTAATCGACAACCTAGCAAAAATGGAAGGGGCAAGCAACGAACTTTGCTTGAAG GCATGGCAGTCGAACGAGATAATGTGGATGAACAGAAAAACATTCTAAAGGTCCAAGAAGCCGACGCTGCAGCTTACAGATCAGAAAATTTAGCTGTTCGGAAGCGCAAAAGAGCCCAGTGGCTGATGGAGGTTGCAGATAAGTGTACTTACAAAGCAACAATGGCGCTTCGAATTTCGGAAGCACTACAGGGGAAGTCACTTATAGATGTTGCTAAAATTTTTCTGGGCTGA